In Salvelinus sp. IW2-2015 unplaced genomic scaffold, ASM291031v2 Un_scaffold16527, whole genome shotgun sequence, the following proteins share a genomic window:
- the si:dkey-9i23.6 gene encoding uncharacterized protein si:dkey-9i23.6, which yields MMSRWKESREEKRANGAIQEDDGEKEVGSEMPHLHQDRHSVRLHAKVSVVEEEEGKEEEEEEEKRSGEATQSQRWSSPAKLRRREACGHHARFQSSFSSFKFNFSPISLVDMILTGEEWSPFLSIKDSPAPSPSVYQGYDEGDQLKTGPESRLPNDVQHNHEDIGLSLYEAVSFSQSSPNEIVDNQSXNRQQEVDNNNDTGADAIAVIKPKILLDNDAAEESELDHSRPISKDIHDSVELCKSPIRTQSKDLLDFLCVESLGVLDSSAQKHKIRLSKKRKHRLPRLKKTKTETFNIRCTAIKAPEIKFLKPSPPSTLSPTSLPPSSSSCSSPSYVFPSSVFYNIPPSAEEQDPVTSPTQDNLSVXTTESSRKPGSSPKPPLSKFMTVLRDKTKWKLKQ from the exons ATGATGAGCAGATGGAAGGAGAgtcgagaggagaagagagcaaatGGAGCGATTCAGGAGGACGACGGAGAAAAAGAGGTGGGGAGCGAAATGCC GCACCTCCATCAAGATCGACATTCAGTCAGGTTGCATGCTAAAGTGTCCGtcgtagaggaagaggaggggaaagaggaggaggaggaggaggagaagaggagtggtGAGGCTACACAGAGCCAACGATGGAGCAGCCCAGCCAAGCTGAGACGGAGGGAAGCCTGTGGACACCATGCACGTTTTCAGag CTCCTTCAGCTCTTTCAAGTTCAACTTCAGTCCCATCAGCTTGGTGGACATGATTCTAACAGGAGAGGAGTGGTCACCATTCCTGTCCATCAAGGACAGTCCCGCCCCCTCACCGTCCGTTTACCAAGGTTATGATGAAGGCGACCAATTAAAGACTGGACCAGAGTCGCGCCTTCCCAACGACGTTCAACATAACCACGAGGACATAGGCCTTTCTTTATACGAGGCTGTTAGCTTCAGCCAATCAAGTCCGAATGAGATTGTGGACAACCAATCGGWCAACAGACAACAGGAAGTAGACAACAACAATGACACAGGAGCTGATGCCATTGCTGTCATCAAACCGAAGATACTATTGGACAATGATGCAGCGGAGGAGAGTGAGTTGGACCACTCCAGACCCATATCTAAGGACATCCATGACTCTGTTGAATTATGCAAGTCCCCCATAAGGACCCAATCAAAGGACCTTCTTGACTTCCTCTGTGTTGAG tcacTTGGAGTTCTGGACAGTTCTGCTCAGAAACATAAAATTCGTCTGAGCAAAAAGAGAAAGCACAGACTTCCGAGGCTAAAGAAGACAA aaaCAGAGACCTTCAATATAAGATGCACTGCAATCAAAGCCCCCGAAATCAAATTCCTCAaaccctctcctccttccacacTCTCCCCCACAtcactccctccttcctcctcttcctgctcctctccctcctatgtCTTTCCGTCCTCTGTTTTCTACAACATCCCTCCGTCCGCTGAAGAACAGGACCCTGTGACATCACCGACACAGGACAACCTCTCTGTTRAG accactGAAAGCAGCAGAAAGCCAGGATCAAGTCCCAAGCCGCCTCTGTCCAAATTCATGACAGTCCTGAGAGACAAAACCAAGTGGAAGCTTAAACAGTGA